The Toxotes jaculatrix isolate fToxJac2 chromosome 14, fToxJac2.pri, whole genome shotgun sequence genome window below encodes:
- the LOC121192860 gene encoding aquaporin-4-like isoform X2, whose protein sequence is MNENTSHTTSGTGRGRACYCIWRFLSWCNCQNIMVAFKGIWTKDFWRAVSGEYLATLIFVLLGLGSTINWAAGEEKPPPADLVLISLCFGLSIATMVQCFGHISGGHINPAVTAAMVVTRKLSLAKALFYVVAQCLGAITGAGILYLVTPAAVRGSLGVTTVNSNISLGHALLVELLITFELVFTVFATCDPKRTDLGGSSGLAIGFAVAIGHLFAIPYTGASMNPARSFGPAMVTLNFENHWVYWVGPILGGILAAGLYEYLYCPDPEVKKRLKQVFQKDQSGKYREVETEDIAIKPGTIGTIDLGKTEKKDPFQDSTGEPLSSV, encoded by the exons atgaatgaaaacacatcacacacaacatcggggacagggagagggagagcatgTTATTGCATTTG GAGGTTCCTGTCCTGGTGTAACTGTCAGAACATAATGGTGGCATTTAAAGGGATCTGGACCAAGGACTTCTGGAGGGCTGTGTCTGGAGAGTACCTGGCCACTCTCATCTTTGTCCTTCTCGGTCTGGGCTCCACCATCAACTGGGCTGCAGGGGAGGAGAAGCCTCCCCCAGCCGACCTAGTCCTTATCTCGCTGTGCTTTGGCCTCAGCATCGCCACCATGGTGCAATGTTTCGGCCACATCAGCGGTGGACACATAAACCCAGCTGTCACTGCAGCTATGGTTGTAACTAGAAAGCTGAGCCTGGCAAAGGCGTTGTTCTATGTGGTGGCTCAGTGCCTGGGGGCTATTACAGGAGCCGGGATTCTCTACCTAgtcacacctgctgctgttagaggGTCCCTCGGTGTGACCACA GTGAACTCCAACATCTCCCTTGGACATGCTCTTCTTGTGGAGCTTCTTATCACATTTGAACTGGTCTTCACCGTCTTCGCCACCTGTGATCCCAAACGTACAGACCTGGGCGGCTCTTCTGGCTTGGCCATTGGCTTTGCTGTAGCAATTGGTCACTTATTTGCA ATTCCTTATACAGGAGCCAGCATGAACCCCGCTCGTTCCTTTGGCCCTGCAATGGTCACGCTTAACTTCGAGAACCACTGG GTGTACTGGGTGGGACCCATTCTTGGGGGCATACTGGCTGCTGGCCTGTATGAGTACCTGTACTGCCCTGACCCTGAGGTAAAGAAGAGGCTCAAACAGGTCTTTCAGAAGGACCAATCAGGGAAATACAGggaggtggagacagaggacaTTGCCATCAAGCCAGGTACCATTGGCACCATCGACCTGgggaaaactgagaaaaaagaTCCTTTCCAGGACTCGACGGGAGAACCATTGTCCTCTGTATGA
- the LOC121192860 gene encoding aquaporin-4-like isoform X1 has product MCGSCSSDRPALCSTPALTQPAALLRFLSWCNCQNIMVAFKGIWTKDFWRAVSGEYLATLIFVLLGLGSTINWAAGEEKPPPADLVLISLCFGLSIATMVQCFGHISGGHINPAVTAAMVVTRKLSLAKALFYVVAQCLGAITGAGILYLVTPAAVRGSLGVTTVNSNISLGHALLVELLITFELVFTVFATCDPKRTDLGGSSGLAIGFAVAIGHLFAIPYTGASMNPARSFGPAMVTLNFENHWVYWVGPILGGILAAGLYEYLYCPDPEVKKRLKQVFQKDQSGKYREVETEDIAIKPGTIGTIDLGKTEKKDPFQDSTGEPLSSV; this is encoded by the exons ATGTGTGGATCATGTTCATCTGACAGACCTGCTCTCTGCTCCACTCCTGCGCTCACACAGCCTGCTGCTCTTCT GAGGTTCCTGTCCTGGTGTAACTGTCAGAACATAATGGTGGCATTTAAAGGGATCTGGACCAAGGACTTCTGGAGGGCTGTGTCTGGAGAGTACCTGGCCACTCTCATCTTTGTCCTTCTCGGTCTGGGCTCCACCATCAACTGGGCTGCAGGGGAGGAGAAGCCTCCCCCAGCCGACCTAGTCCTTATCTCGCTGTGCTTTGGCCTCAGCATCGCCACCATGGTGCAATGTTTCGGCCACATCAGCGGTGGACACATAAACCCAGCTGTCACTGCAGCTATGGTTGTAACTAGAAAGCTGAGCCTGGCAAAGGCGTTGTTCTATGTGGTGGCTCAGTGCCTGGGGGCTATTACAGGAGCCGGGATTCTCTACCTAgtcacacctgctgctgttagaggGTCCCTCGGTGTGACCACA GTGAACTCCAACATCTCCCTTGGACATGCTCTTCTTGTGGAGCTTCTTATCACATTTGAACTGGTCTTCACCGTCTTCGCCACCTGTGATCCCAAACGTACAGACCTGGGCGGCTCTTCTGGCTTGGCCATTGGCTTTGCTGTAGCAATTGGTCACTTATTTGCA ATTCCTTATACAGGAGCCAGCATGAACCCCGCTCGTTCCTTTGGCCCTGCAATGGTCACGCTTAACTTCGAGAACCACTGG GTGTACTGGGTGGGACCCATTCTTGGGGGCATACTGGCTGCTGGCCTGTATGAGTACCTGTACTGCCCTGACCCTGAGGTAAAGAAGAGGCTCAAACAGGTCTTTCAGAAGGACCAATCAGGGAAATACAGggaggtggagacagaggacaTTGCCATCAAGCCAGGTACCATTGGCACCATCGACCTGgggaaaactgagaaaaaagaTCCTTTCCAGGACTCGACGGGAGAACCATTGTCCTCTGTATGA